A single region of the Gorilla gorilla gorilla isolate KB3781 chromosome 1, NHGRI_mGorGor1-v2.1_pri, whole genome shotgun sequence genome encodes:
- the C1H1orf52 gene encoding UPF0690 protein C1orf52 homolog, with translation MAAEEKDPLSYFAAYGSSSSGSSDEEDNIEPEETSRRTPDPAKSAGGCRNKAEKRLPGPDELFRSVTRPAFLYNPLNKQIDWERHVVKAPEEPPKEFKIWKSNYVPPPETYITEKKPPPPELDMAIKWSNIYEDNGDDAPQNAKKARLLPEGEETLESDDEKDEHTSKKRKVEPGEPAKKKK, from the exons ATGGCAGCGGAGGAGAAGGACCCTCTGAGCTATTTCGCGGCATACGGGAGCAGCAGCTCAGGCTCCTCGGACGAGGAGGATAACATCGAGCCGGAGGAGACGAGTCGCAGAACCCCGGATCCGGCGAAGTCGGCGGGCGGCTGTAGGAACAAGGCGGAGAAGCGGCTCCCGGGACCTGACGAGCTGTTTAGGAGCGTGACTCGCCCGGCCTTTCTCTACAATCCGCTCAACAAACAGATAGACTGGGAGAGGCACGTCGTCAAGGCGCCTGAGGAG CCTccaaaggaattcaaaatatggAAGTCAAATTATGTACCACCTCCTGAGACCTACATCACTGAGAAGAAGCCTCCGCCTCCAGAGCTTGACATGGCAATAAAATGGTCTAACATATATGAGGACAATGGTGATGATGCTCCACAGAATGCTAAGAAAGCTAGGCTTCTACCAGAAGGGGAGGAGACGTTGGAATCAG ATGATGAAAAAGATGAGCATACTTCTAAAAAGCGCAAAGTAGAGCCAGGAGAAccagcaaagaagaaaaagtag
- the BCL10 gene encoding B-cell lymphoma/leukemia 10: MEPTAPSLTEEDLTEVKKDALENLRVYLCEKIIAERHFDHLRAKKILSREDTEEISCRTSSRKRAGKLLDYLQENPKGLDTLVESIRREKTQNFLIQKITDEVLKLRNIKLEHLKGLKCSSCEPFPDGATNNLSRSNSDESNFSEKLRASTVMYHPEGESSTTPFFSTNSSLNLPVLEVGRTENTIFSSTTLPRPGDPGAPPLPPDLQLEEEGTCANSSEMFLPLRSRTVSRQ; this comes from the exons gCCTTAGAAAATTTACGTGTATACCTGTGTGAGAAAATCATAGCTGAGAGACATTTTGATCATCTACGTGCAAAAAAAATACTCAGTAGAGAAGACACTGAAGAAATTTCTTGTCGAACATCAAGTAGAAAAAGGGCTGGAAAATTGTTAGACTACTTACAGGAAAACCCAAAAGGTCTGGACACCCTTGTTGAATCTATTCGGCGAGAAAAAACACAGAACTTCCTGATACAGAAGATTACAGATGAAGTGCTGAAACTTAGAAATATAAAACTAGAACATCTGAAAG GACTAAAATGTAGCAGCTGTGAACCTTTTCCAGATGGAGCCACGAACAACCTCTCCAGATCAAATTCAGATGAGAGTAATTTCTCTGAAAAACTGAGGGCATCCACTGTCATGTACCATCCAGAAGGAGAATCCAGCACGACGCCCTTTTTTTCTACTAATTCTTCTCtgaatttgcctgttctagaagTAGGCAGAACTGAAAATACCATCTTCTCTTCAACTACACTTCCCAGACCTGGGGACCCAGGGGCTCCTCCTTTGCCACCAGATCTACAGTTAGAAGAAGAAGGAACTTGTGCAAACTCTAGTGAGATGTTTCTTCCCTTAAGATCACGTACTGTTTCACGACAATGA